The Sesamum indicum cultivar Zhongzhi No. 13 linkage group LG6, S_indicum_v1.0, whole genome shotgun sequence genome has a segment encoding these proteins:
- the LOC105164333 gene encoding DEAD-box ATP-dependent RNA helicase 51: protein MAVIEDNPHLESGENGAMESAKKKRKRKRDRKNTKTTQRRHEEEEEEKGEELKREEHEGEEEEEGKVSNVEEKVGRKKKKKKKTAEEEGKEEEEEREDEEKVVLKKEMKRVESGIMSSEAFAALPISEPTMNAIKDMGFQYMTQIQARAIPPLLEGKDVLGAARTGSGKTLAFLIPAVELLYHIRFTPRNGTGVIVICPTRELAIQTHAVAKDLLKYHSQTLGLVIGGAARRGEAERIAKGVNLLVATPGRLLDHLQNTKGFIYKNLKCLMIDEADRILEANFEEEMKQIIKILPKVRQTALFSATQTKKVEDLARLSFQTTPVYIDVDDGRKRVTNEGLQQGYCVVPSAKRFVLLYSFLKRNLSKKVMVFFSSCNSVKFHSELLRYIQIDCLDIHGKQKQQKRTSTFFDFCKAEKGILLCTDVAARGLDIPAVDWIVQYDPPDEPKEYIHRVGRTARGEGAKGNALLFLIPEELQFLKYLKAAKVPVKEYEFDQKKLANVQSHLEKLVSNNYYLNKSAKDAYRSYILAYNSHSMKDIFNVHRLDLQAVAASFCFTSPPKVNLNIDSNASKFRKKTRKIEGSRHGFSESHPYGRKGEDNIQQFVRY, encoded by the exons ATGGCCGTCATTGAAGATAACCCACATCTTGAATCCGGTGAGAATGGGGCTATGGAGTCCGCAAAGAAGAAGcgcaagagaaagagagacaGGAAGAACACGAAGACGACACAACGACGTCatgaagaagaggaagaagagaaaggaGAAGAGTTGAAACGAGAAGAACACGAAggagaggaagaggaagaagggaaaGTCTCAAATGTGGAGGAGAAAGtagggaggaagaagaagaagaagaagaagacagCCGAAGAGGAgggaaaagaggaagaagaagagcgAGAGGACGAGGAGAAGGTTGTCTTGAAGAAGGAGATGAAGAGGGTTGAGTCTGGGATTATGAGCAGTGAAGCCTTTGCAGCGCTCCCGATATCCGAGCCCACTATGAATGCCATCAAAGACATGGGTTTTCAGTACATGACGCAG ATCCAAGCTAGAGCGATTCCACCACTTCTGGAAGGCAAAGATGTTCTAGGAGCTGCAAGGACGGGGTCAGGAAAAACCCTTGCTTTTTTGATACCTGCGGTGGAATTGTTGTATCACATCCGTTTTACGCCTAGAAATGGGACTGGTGTTATCGTCATTTGTCCAACAAGGGAGTTGGCCATACAG ACACATGCTGTGGCAAAGGACCTTCTGAAGTATCATTCACAGACACTGGGACTAGTAATTGGTGGTGCGGCACGAAGAGGAGAAGCTGAGCGAATTGCCAAAGGCGTAAATCTTTTAGTGGCAACCCCTGGTCGACTTCTTGACCATCTTCAGAACACTAAGGGCTTCATATATAAAAACCTAAAA TGCCTCATGATTGATGAAGCTGATAGGATCTTGGAAGCtaattttgaagaagaaatgaagCAAATCATTAAAATCTTGCCTAAG GTGAGGCAAACTGCTCTTTTCTCTGCTACCCAAACCAAAAAG GTTGAAGATCTTGCTCGCTTATCATTTCAGACAACTCCTGTCTATATTGATGTGGATGATGGAAGAAAGAGG GTCACAAATGAAGGACTGCAGCAAGGCTACTGCGTTGTACCTAGTGCCAAGAGATTTGTTCTTCTCTATTCCTTCTTGAAACGGAATCTGTCAAAGAAAGTGATGGTTTTCTTCTCATCTTGCAATTCTGTCAAATTCCATTCAGAACTTCTTAGATACATTCAGATTGATTGTCTCGATATCCACGGAAAGCAAAAGCAGCAGAAACGAACCTCTACCTTCTTTGATTTCTGCAAAGCAGAGAAGGGTATCTTGTTATGTACAGATGTAGCTGCACGTGGTCTTGATATTCCGGCAGTG GATTGGATTGTGCAATATGACCCCCCAGATGAGCCTAAG GAATATATTCATAGAGTTGGTCGAACAGCCCGTGGGGAAGGTGCAAAAGGAAATGCGCTGCTTTTCTTGATTCCAGAAGAGTTACAGTTTCTAAAGTACCTTAAG GCTGCAAAAGTGCCCGTCAAAGAGTATGAATTTGATCAGAAGAAGCTGGCAAATGTTCAATCTCACTTG GAAAAGTTGGTTTCCAACAACTATTATTTGAATAAGTCCGCTAAAGATGCTTACAGATCTTACATCCTAGCATACAATTCGCACTCTATGAAGGACATCTTCAATGTTCACCGGCTTGACCTCCAG GCTGTGGCGGCTTCATTCTGTTTTACTTCTCCTCCCAAAGTAAACCTAAACATAGACAGCAATGCGTCCAAGTTCAGGAAGAAAACACGGAAAATTGAAGGAAGTCGGCATGGGTTCAGTGAGAGTCACCCTTACGGGAGGAAAGGCGAAGACAACATACAACAGTTTGTTAGATATTAG